ACTATCCTGCTATTCGTGATTTTATGATTTTTCAAATGAATATTCTTCCTGCTCAAACTGCTACAGGAGCTTCTATTAGAGATTTTCAGCGAAAAATTCCCTCATTATTTCCCTATACAAGTGTCCACGCCACTGCTGGTGCTTATGGGTATGATGGAGGGCATTACTCACGAGAGGGTTATCAGCAAATAGCTTTACAGGTATTTAATCGACTTCAACCCTTGTATTACGATTCTTCTGTTCAAGGAACATTTACTTCGCCCAATATAAAAGCTGCGTATTTCTCGTCCAAGGCTCAAAATCAAGTTGTATTAGAATTTGATACCAATCAAAAAATGGTTGCCGTTTCTGATACCACTGTAGTAGGGGCTTCGTCACATACCAATATTTTGCTAAGTGTAAAAGATTATTTCTATTTTGATGAAAATGAAGCAAATACTCCAGCTATTGAAGCTATTCAATACCAAAACAACAAGGTAATACTTAGCTATAAGTCAAAGTTAAACTACAAAACTATCTCGTATTTGCCCAATACTTATCGTACAAGCGATGTGCCTGTGTTTATAGGCCCCTGTTTACGAAATAGTGCAGGAAATACCGCTTGTGCGTTTTCGTCGGTAGCTATTGAGGACGCTCCTATATTGGCAAGCCCAACCTTGACAGCCGAGGTGATGTATTATAATAAAGTACAGCTAAAATGGACTAAAGCAGCGATTGCTACTCAGTATCAAATTGAGAAAAAGCGGCTAGATGAACCTATTTCGGCTTTTACGATTCAGGCCCGTATTGATAGTAGCATTAGAAGTTTTGTAGATACCACAGTGATAGCCAATACCTCAATAGTATATTGTATCAAAGCTATTTCAAGTGTTGCCGAATCGGCTTATAGTTACGATACCGTTGTTACGCCAGCACTTTTGGCACAGCCCATTCTTTCGGCTACTATTTTGTACAATAACCTTGTGAAATTATCTTGGCCAGCGGTATCAGAAGCAACAAAGTATCTTTTGCGGAGAATAGAAGGAAATACAGTAGCAACACTTCTCAACGCATCGTCTTTGACGTTTACCGATACTACCCAAGCAGGCAAAGTGTATAGGTATGAAATTCAAGCTTTTGGCAATAAAACCGAGTCGGGTGTTGCTAGTATTCAGGTGAGTATGCCAGCGATTTTGCCGACACCTATAGTGTCGGTTCAGAATATTACGTATGAAAGTGTACAACTGAATTGGAATGCTGTAGAAACAGCCAGTTTGTACAGAATAGAACGCCAACAGGCAGATATGCCCCAAACGGCCTTTGAGCTAGTTGCAGAACTACAGGCATTGACCTTTACTGATAAAGCCCTAAAAGCTAATCAAGAATACCTGTATCGTGTGCAGGCATTAAGTACTATTTCGGCATCGAATTATGGAACTGTTACTGCCAAAACGGTGCAGGTGTTGGCTACCGAAGAAGAACTCTTGGGAGATATGTCGGTGTATCCAAATCCTGCTAGTGATTATTTAATGTTTCATTTTTATCAGCCCTTTTCTGGAAAAATAGTACTTTTGACATTGACAGGCCAGTTGGTTTTGGAGGGAAATGTATCTACTAGTAAATTGTACAAACTGGCACTACCAGCTCTTCCCAAAGGTGTTTACTTGGTTAACCTTGAATCCAACAGCCGTATAATTTCTAAAAAAGTATTAGTTGAATAATCATTTAATTGGTGGTATCAACAGCTAAAAAACTAAAAATCAATGAGAAAACTATTTTTTACGGTGGCAAGTTTCCTGTTTTCGGCTTTGTGGTTACAAGCACAGCAAACCGAAAACCTAACTGCCATAAAGGCAGGACGACTATTTGACAGCGAAAAAGGGGTATTTATTACAAATCAAGTTATTTTGATTAAAGACAATGTTATTACAGAAGTAGGCTCGGGTGTAAAAATACCCACTTCGGCCAAAGTAATTGATTTGAGTAATGCTACTGTTATGCCTGGTTTTATGGATTGCCATACGCATATAACTTCGCAGCCCGACAACTACATGGAAGACCTATTCCGTAAATCGCCCATTGATTATGCTGTAGAAGCCCATATCTATGCTAAAAGAACCCTCGAAGCAGGCTTTACTGCCTGTCGTGATGTGGGTGCTCCTGAACTAATAGATGTAGCATTAAAACGTTCTATCAATGCAGGCCATGTGGTAGGGCCTCGTTTGTATGTTTCAGGGCCAATTATCGGGGCTACTGGTGGACATGCCGATATTAGCGGTTTTTCGCCCTATCTTTCTTTCAAAGCTATCAATAGTATTGCCGATGGTATTGACGAAATCCGCAAACAAGTACGCTATAATATTAAGTATGGTGCCGATTTAATCAAATTTACGGCTACAGCAGGAGTTTTGTCGGAAGAGGAATCGGTAGGTGCTCCACAGTATTCACAAGAAGAAATGAATGCTTTGGTGGCAGAGGCTGCAATGTGGGACAAAAAAGTGGCGGCTCATGCACACGGTACTCAAGGAATCAAAATGGCGGTAAAAGCAGGCGTAGCCTCTATAGAACACGGTAGCTTTTTGGATGATGAATGTATCGAGCTGATGAAACAAAAAGGAACTTACCTTGTAGCTGATATTTATAATGATGATTATATTTTGTCGGAGTTTGCTAAGTTGGGTTATCCTGAAAAACTCATCGAAAAAGAACGTCAAGTAGGTAAAACCCAAAGAGAGAGTTTTCAGAAAGCGGCCAAAGCTGGTGTAAAAATAGCTTTTGGTACTGATGCAGGCGTATATCCACATGGTAACAATGGCAAACAGTTTTATTATATGGTCAAATTTGGCCTCACACCCGCTCAAGCCATTCAGGCTGCAACTATCAATGCCGCTGATTTGATTGGGGTAAAAAACAAGCTAGGTTCTATTTCGATGGGTAAATACGCCGATATTGTGGCCGTAAATGGTAATCCAGAACAAGATATTACCGTTTTGGAAAAGAAAATTACTTTTGTGATGAAAGATGGTAAAGTAATCGTTGCTAGTAATCATTAAAAGTAGCGTTTAAGGTCAATAATTAATTTTCATGCAATTGTTGACCTTAAAAATGAAACTAAATTTACTATTTTATATTACTTGTTTAGGTATTTTTTGTATTTTAATATACTGATTTATAGTGTATAATGATGTATTTGCTCTAGTAAATATTGAGGTTAAAGAAGCTTCTTTGGGCTGTTGTTATAGGTAAAAATGTGAAGATAAGCTCGCATTTTTGATTAGAGATAGTCGGGATTTGTCTTTAGGAATTAAACTATAATAAAAGTACAGTTTTGTCATAAAATAATTCTATCTTAAACCCAATAATCCCTAATAACTATGAATCAACTGCAAACCGCAGATTATCTTGTCTTTTTCATCTATTTTTTTGTGGTAGTCGGCTACGGATGGTGGGTTTTTCAACGCAAAAAGCAATCAGAATCTAAAACAAAGGACTTTTTCCTGGCAGAGGGCTCGCTTACATGGTGGGCTATAGGGGCATCATTGATTGCCTCCAATATCTCGGCTGAGCATTTTATTGGTATGTCGGGTTCTGGCTTTGCTATAGGTTTGGCTATTTCATCTTACGAATGGATGTCGGCCGCAACGCTTATTCTTGTAGCGGTGTTTTTTATACCAGTATATCTCAAAAACAAGATATACACCATGCCTCAGTTTTTATCGGTACGATACAACGACACAGTGGCTACCATTATGGCTGTATTTTGGTTGTTGTTGTATGTTTTTGTGAACCTAACTTCTATTCTATATTTGGGAGCTTTGGCTGTCGAAACCATTTCGGGAATATCCTTTTTTTACTGTATGATTGGCCTTGCTATTTTTGCCGTTTTTATTACATTAGGAGGCATGAAGGTTATTGGCTATACCGATGTTATTCAGGTAGTTGTATTGGTATTGGGCGGGTTAGCTACTACCTATTTGGCACTCAATATGGTATCGGATAAGTTTGGTGGCGATGGTGTTATTGATGGGCTAGGTTTGTTAAAAGAAAAAGCAGACTCTCATTTTCACATGATATTTTCTAAAGGCGACCCACATTATTACGAATTACCGGGTTTGTCTATTCTGATAGGAGGAATGTGGATTAATAACTTCAACTATTGGGGCTGTAACCAGTATATTATTCAACGAACACTTGGTGCCGACCTCAAAACGGCTCGTGGAGGGATTCTTTTTGCAGCTTGTCTAAAACTCCTTATGCCACTTATTGTGGTAATTCCGGGTATTGCGGCGTATGTATTGTACCAAAATGGCTTATTTCAACAAGAAATGGTAGATGCTGCTGGCGTTGTAAAGCCCGATCATGCTTATCCAACACTCATGAATTTATTGCCACAAGGAATGAAAGGTTTGGCCTTTGCTGCCCTTACGGCTGCCATTGTTGCGTCGTTGGCAGGGAAATGTAATAGTATTGCCACTATTTTTAGCTTAGATATTTACAAAAAATTCTACAACAAAGAAGCCTCAGAAGATAAAGTCGTAAAAGTAGGACGCTATGCGGTGCTTGCGTCGTTTATGATTGCCTTGGTTATTACGCCTCAACTCAGAAAACTAGAACAGGCTTATCAATTTATTCAGGAATATTCCAATTATATTACACCTGGTGCATTTGCGTTGTTCTTCTTAGGGTTATTCTGGAAACGAACCACCTCGCAGGCGGCTATTGTGGCGGCATCGTTGGCACTGCCATTGTCGATTTTATTCAAATCTTTACCAGCTATTGGCTCTACGTTTTTAAGTACAACAATAGACCCTATTCCTTTTTTGGATAGAACACTGTGGGTATTTGGTATTTTGGTAGTATTGATGATTGTAATTTCATTAAGCGATAAATCAAGTAAAAATAACCCTAAAGGCTTGGCTATTGATGCCGAAATGTTTAGGGTTACTCCTCCATTTGTGGTATCTTCTATTTTAATTTGTGGAGTATTGGCAGCACTTTATACTGTATTTTGGTAAACAAAAAAATAAAGATTTGGGCAAAAAAACGGCGTTTATCTGTCCAAAACAGTACAAAAAGGTTCAGAATATTGAATTCTGAACCTTTTTGTACTATCAAGTTTACCTTAGTATTGTATTATACTGTAGTTTTGTTGTACTCAAATGGTTCAACAAATAATATGTAAGTAATAACTACTCATTAGCAGAGAGTTTGTTGAAAATAGTTTTTTAAAATAAGACAAAACAAATTAGTTCATCATACCGTCATAGAGTATATATGGACTCTTTTTAGAGATAAAATATAAAGTAAGGATGTAGAATTGAAAGCTTGAAGAGCACGTACTCTTTAAGCTTTTTTGTTTTTATACTTTTTTAACAACCCAATTTGTGTAAATACCTATAATATTATTTTGAACATCTGTTAATATTTTGAACATTTGTAGTAATATTATTTAAGTTTGCCATTGCAAGCAAAAGCTCATGAATGCTTGTAATACCTTGCTTTTAAACTTTGTTTAAAAATATGAACACGCCCTTTGAAAACATTTTATTTATTGTTGGTCTGGTCACATCTTTATTAACGGCTATTGTTGGGTTTTGGATTATCGTTCAATTTAAGCACCCTGGAAAGAATCTACTAGGTGCTATATTTCTGATTTGGTCTTTTAACTGTTTAGCCAATACCTTACTTTTTGGACCCATTCCAGCGTATTATCAGG
The DNA window shown above is from Flectobacillus major DSM 103 and carries:
- a CDS encoding sialate O-acetylesterase, with translation MKKIYLFAIFLLVCHSTFSQRFYSVVFDQLPRDMQLYPREANNLAKVPISGMIEVAGWSYMSVQVFRKNVPIGYYRANLNYGNAHATKFVFPDIYIKAEPADYEFRVYACKTQDSILMVTRQKVVAGDFYVINGQSNGTAFNVGNVPYTYFNEYLRTFGISNDGQTFSTADTLWNYPDRSFPYVGAWGLHLQRLILEKYGIPTCIINASIPGTFISEHLQRVAEQHDNFGTIYGSLLYRVTKAQALNHIKCFFWWQGEQDIIYSKTSYPEDFQKLYNYWREDYPAIRDFMIFQMNILPAQTATGASIRDFQRKIPSLFPYTSVHATAGAYGYDGGHYSREGYQQIALQVFNRLQPLYYDSSVQGTFTSPNIKAAYFSSKAQNQVVLEFDTNQKMVAVSDTTVVGASSHTNILLSVKDYFYFDENEANTPAIEAIQYQNNKVILSYKSKLNYKTISYLPNTYRTSDVPVFIGPCLRNSAGNTACAFSSVAIEDAPILASPTLTAEVMYYNKVQLKWTKAAIATQYQIEKKRLDEPISAFTIQARIDSSIRSFVDTTVIANTSIVYCIKAISSVAESAYSYDTVVTPALLAQPILSATILYNNLVKLSWPAVSEATKYLLRRIEGNTVATLLNASSLTFTDTTQAGKVYRYEIQAFGNKTESGVASIQVSMPAILPTPIVSVQNITYESVQLNWNAVETASLYRIERQQADMPQTAFELVAELQALTFTDKALKANQEYLYRVQALSTISASNYGTVTAKTVQVLATEEELLGDMSVYPNPASDYLMFHFYQPFSGKIVLLTLTGQLVLEGNVSTSKLYKLALPALPKGVYLVNLESNSRIISKKVLVE
- a CDS encoding Xaa-Pro dipeptidase; amino-acid sequence: MRKLFFTVASFLFSALWLQAQQTENLTAIKAGRLFDSEKGVFITNQVILIKDNVITEVGSGVKIPTSAKVIDLSNATVMPGFMDCHTHITSQPDNYMEDLFRKSPIDYAVEAHIYAKRTLEAGFTACRDVGAPELIDVALKRSINAGHVVGPRLYVSGPIIGATGGHADISGFSPYLSFKAINSIADGIDEIRKQVRYNIKYGADLIKFTATAGVLSEEESVGAPQYSQEEMNALVAEAAMWDKKVAAHAHGTQGIKMAVKAGVASIEHGSFLDDECIELMKQKGTYLVADIYNDDYILSEFAKLGYPEKLIEKERQVGKTQRESFQKAAKAGVKIAFGTDAGVYPHGNNGKQFYYMVKFGLTPAQAIQAATINAADLIGVKNKLGSISMGKYADIVAVNGNPEQDITVLEKKITFVMKDGKVIVASNH
- a CDS encoding sodium/sugar symporter, whose amino-acid sequence is MNQLQTADYLVFFIYFFVVVGYGWWVFQRKKQSESKTKDFFLAEGSLTWWAIGASLIASNISAEHFIGMSGSGFAIGLAISSYEWMSAATLILVAVFFIPVYLKNKIYTMPQFLSVRYNDTVATIMAVFWLLLYVFVNLTSILYLGALAVETISGISFFYCMIGLAIFAVFITLGGMKVIGYTDVIQVVVLVLGGLATTYLALNMVSDKFGGDGVIDGLGLLKEKADSHFHMIFSKGDPHYYELPGLSILIGGMWINNFNYWGCNQYIIQRTLGADLKTARGGILFAACLKLLMPLIVVIPGIAAYVLYQNGLFQQEMVDAAGVVKPDHAYPTLMNLLPQGMKGLAFAALTAAIVASLAGKCNSIATIFSLDIYKKFYNKEASEDKVVKVGRYAVLASFMIALVITPQLRKLEQAYQFIQEYSNYITPGAFALFFLGLFWKRTTSQAAIVAASLALPLSILFKSLPAIGSTFLSTTIDPIPFLDRTLWVFGILVVLMIVISLSDKSSKNNPKGLAIDAEMFRVTPPFVVSSILICGVLAALYTVFW